From Danio rerio strain Tuebingen ecotype United States chromosome 7, GRCz12tu, whole genome shotgun sequence, the proteins below share one genomic window:
- the si:ch211-208g1.1 gene encoding uncharacterized protein si:ch211-208g1.1, which produces MDGLDDVAISTLKAANIGEDILPSLSREDIRDLFPGPEHFLRRKGIWRLTHKEEQEHIIPVEGSSADDKHTESSKQDDPSTSKFLKLPSPEYVLFTDSELQQMRRTYFEQQRLGKEGDITLSKELFCRLIRNTMTNMVSIARASSDDYKYPTKHEVIAMAKRLVEYYPMIKDKSTGSRHEWDTVAKKLLKRLSNIRSPMKAKQPPFKRARQDKEPSAAVASDYDADSSASTVILSSPSSSSTPRQENDSIDEASDGPDNSLDSQKTQARHYRTLQEMYKAKKPNKAAVTHLLDLEFQSRRSFIDSNVLKEQDKPTNILQAYPCFKELDHAMDELRRIIEPNNFKYISEVKDRWETFYSKVQFYGVMKKVMKPPRTLNGVEHAIAVFTALPLLFPSGSAAPKKQVPISEALFHVLTPSEDPDTYIHRRAFSSPVLLVGEENCMVVVGTTPVLTFDKDLLYEGPLYLLAYYYAFHLTYPKCLATLLSVLQTQVLRDVIHEQDETPSYKKAIHECRMFVD; this is translated from the exons ATGGATGGGCTCGACGACGTTGCGATTTCCACTCTAAAag CTGCTAACATTGGGGAAGACATTTTGCCATCTCTCTCGCGAGAGGATATCCGAGATCTCTTTCCTGGTCCTGAGCACTTCCTGCGGCGCAAAGGTATTTGGCGTTTGACTCATAAGGAAGAACAG gAGCACATCATTCCTGTTGAAGGTTCATCAGCAGATGATAAACATACTGAAAGTTCAAAACAAGATGACCCCAGTACATCAAAGTTTTTAAAGTTACCCAGCCCAGAATATGTTCTCTTCACTGACAGTGAACTACAACAGATGAGACGCACATACTTTGAGCAGCAGCGTCTTGGAAAAGAGGGTGACATCACCTTATCAAAGGAGCTATTCTGCCGGCTCATCCGAAATACCATGACAAACATGGTATCAATAGCAAGAGCATCTTCAGATGACTACAAATATCCCACTAAACATGAAGTTATTGCCATGGCAAAACGGTTAGTGGAATACTACCCTATGATAAAAGATAAGTCAACTGGATCTAGGCACGAGTGG GACACTGTTGCTAAAAAGCTCCTGAAGCGACTTTCAAATATCCGAAGTCCCATGAAGGCCAAACAGCCTCCTTTCAAAAGAGCACGTCAGGACAAAGAACCTTCCGCTGCTGTGGCAAGTGACTATGATGCTGATTCCAGTGCTTCAACAGTCATTCTGTCATCGCCTTCAAGTTCAAGCACCCCACGGCAAGAAAATGACAGCATTGATGAAGCAT CTGATGGTCCTGACAACAGCCTTGACAGCCAGAAAACCCAGGCAAGACATTACAGGACCCTACAAGAAATGTACAAAGCAAAGAAGCCAAATAAAGCTGCTGTAACCCATCTATTAGACCTGGAGTTCCAGTCCAGAAGAAGTTTCATTGACTCAAATGTATTGAAGGAGCAAGACAAACCCACAAATATTTTGCAAGCGTACCCCTGCTTCAAAGAATTGGACCAT GCAATGGATGAACTACGAAGAATCATTGAGCCAAACAACTTCAAATACATTTCTGAGGTGAAGGACAGGTGGGAGACCTTCTACTCCAAGGTTCAGTTTTATGGAGTGATGAAAAAAGTCATGAAGCCTCCAAGGACATTAAATGGag TTGAACATGCCATTGCTGTTTTTACTGCCCTACCGCTGCTCTTCCCATCTGGGTCTGCAGCACCGAAGAAACAGGTCCCAATCAGTGAGGCTCTTTTCCATGTTCTGACG CCCTCAGAGGACCCGGATACCTACATCCACAGGCGTGCATTTTCCAGTCCTGTCTTGCTGGTTGGTGAGGAGAACTGCATGGTGGTTGTAGGTACAACCCCAGTACTAACATTTGACAAAGACTTGCTCTATGAGGGGCCTCTCTACCTCCTGGCCTATTACTATGCATTTCATCTCACATATCCAAAGTGTCTTGCAACACTCCTGTCTGTGTTGCAAACACAAGTTCTGAGAGATGTCATCCACGAGCAGGATGAAACCCCCTCGTACAAAAAGGCCATTCATGAATGTAGAATGTTTGTTGACTAA